A window from Gallus gallus isolate bGalGal1 chromosome 7, bGalGal1.mat.broiler.GRCg7b, whole genome shotgun sequence encodes these proteins:
- the LOC121111251 gene encoding uncharacterized protein LOC121111251 isoform X1, with protein MRELRDGNTHARVSRWLYACARRETVVRTCEVREGSTHARVSRWQYACARREPVVRMRDITDGSSHARHYGRQYACASDEQAARMRDITDDSTHARGSRRQYARATLWTAVRMRERRAGSTQARHYGQQYACASFYTVVRMRESRNGSTLARHYGRQYACASPVTEVRMREITAGSTHARNDVQLYACATLLTAVRMCEPRDGNTHAQAARWQYACASRENAVRMREIPDCSAHARHYGLQYACASIETAIRMRDIIDRSTHAQDPRRQYACASRGTAVRMRESRNGSTHARHHGR; from the coding sequence atgcgcgagctcCGAGATGgcaatacgcatgcgcgagTTTCGAGATGGctgtacgcatgcgcgagacgCGAGACGGTAGTGCGCACGTGCGAGGTTCGAGAgggcagtacgcatgcgcgagttTCGAGatggcagtacgcatgcgcgagacgCGAGccggtagtacgcatgcgcgacattacgGACGGCAGTtcgcatgcgcgacattatggacggcagtacgcatgcgcgagcgaCGAGCAGGCAGcacgcatgcgcgacattacgGACGatagtacgcatgcgcgaggttcgagacggcagtacgcacgcgcgacattatggacggcagtacgcatgcgcgagcgtCGAGCCGGCAGTACGCAAGCGCGGCATTACGgacagcagtacgcatgcgcaagCTTCTATACtgtagtacgcatgcgcgagtcCCGAAACGGCAGTACGCTtgcgcgacattatggacggcagtacgcatgcgcgagccccGTGACGgaagtacgcatgcgcgagatTACGGccggcagtacgcatgcgcgaaaTGATGTACAActgtacgcatgcgcgacattactGACAGCAGTACGCATGTGCGAGCCCCGAGACGGCAATACGCATGCGCAAGCCGCGAGatggcagtacgcatgcgcgagccgcgagaacgcagtacgcatgcgcgagatTCCAGACTgcagtgcgcatgcgcgccATTACGGActgcagtacgcatgcgcgagcatTGAAACGgcaatacgcatgcgcgacattatagACAGGAGTACGCATGCGCAAGATCCGAGACGgcaatacgcatgcgcgagccgcgggacggcagtacgcatgcgcgagtcCCGaaacggcagtacgcatgcgcgacatcatggacggta